Part of the Antechinus flavipes isolate AdamAnt ecotype Samford, QLD, Australia chromosome 2, AdamAnt_v2, whole genome shotgun sequence genome is shown below.
CTTTTGTAGTTTACCACATGAAAGACAGTTCATCTTTGCCCTGAATGCTATAAATGTTCTTTAGTATTAGAGATACTACAACATTAATGTGGCATACcatgcaatttataattttgtttactcTTCCAATTCTACTTTAAATTCACTCTTCTTCATTGGTTAAACAAtcaattttgttaaatttacataattttaattgctttaaaattatgtaaaaggACAAAACGAATACAATATATGGTCCAAATGCTGctacaatatttttattaattagttataatttgtttatgcagaaagatatacaaaaatcttATGCCTGTGGATTTATAGGTGTATAACTTTGACCTCCTGTTGGTATTGTCTTCTTGAAATCTGTCTGCATCCTTTGTATGATTTGAAGTCAAATGTCtcttaaattctttctcctgGACAATTCAACATGGCTCAATAACAAATAGCTGCTATATCATTCTGGTTAAGCATATATAGAAAGCCTCTATCCCATCTCTCATCCTCTTTTTAATGCATGTAGAATTTAATGGAAAGCATTCTTGAAGAGTTCTCCAAAAGTTGCAGAGTTCATTTATTTCTCCTGTTGATAATAAAATTGTAAACCAGTTGTGTTTTTGGTTataacaagagaaaataaaatttgaggaTTTAGAATAGAATGAGAagttagaaatcatctagtcaaGGAAAATTTTTCAATTCAAATCCTTGTTGAACTTTGCTATAATTTAAAACTccaaaaactgaattaaatttcaattatttcttcatttaaatgtaaaacctttatttcttcatttaaatgtAAAACCTTCCAAAATAGACACAGaatcaaaaaaaatccaaaatattaaTGATAGATGGTTTTGTGAATAAAACTTATTTGTCTgttaaaagtagaaatatttataaatgaattgaaataataatagttattctTAGAAGAAACTTATCTTGGTTGTGGTATAAAACCTTTTGTTAACAGAAGGATTATTTTGTAGTTTTCAGTCTTTGGCTGCCTGATGAAGTCTGTGGACAATTTCttatagtaatattttaaataatcgAATTGGATTAGAAAttggtgaaaataaaattttagtttattcCCATCCTTCCATCCAAAGTCATGGACTCCTCTGAAATTTATCCACAACTTCCTCAGAGATCTGTGGACTTCATGCAAAGAATCCTAGAGGGTAGGCCTAGAACTGATGTGCCGATTCCTCAGTCTAATCATCGCAGCCTTCATCTCCTGATTCCTCAGACTGTATATAACTGGATTTAATAGAGGAGTGATAACAGAGAAAAACACTGAGAGAAATTTGTCTAATGCATAGCTACTAACTGGCCAAGCATAGATTAAAATACTTGGCCCAAAAAAGAGAATCACCACTGTAATGTGAGCAGATAATGTGGACAGAGCCTTAGAAAGACCACTTGGAGAACGACGCTGGACAGTGACCAAGATAACAATATAAGAGATAAGtaaaagaacaaaggagatcAGTGAGAGCAGCCCACTGTCAGCAATGACAAGAAGGTCTAGGATATAGGTATCAGTACAAGCAAGGCTCATCACCAGAGGAAGGTCACAAAAAACATCATCAATCACATTAGGACCGCAAAAAGGCAAGGTTACAGCAAAGGCCATTTGGCTCATGGTGTGCACAAAGCCAACAACCCATGAAAGCAAGATACTTCTTAATAAGATCCTCCAGTTCATGATAGTTGTATAGTGGAGAGGTTTACAAATTGCAACATAACGATCAACAGCCATGACTACGAGAAGAGCCATCTCACTGCCCCCTAAGAGGTGAACTAAAAATATCTGTGCCATGCAGCCCCATAAGGAGATGGTTTTTCTCTCCCTGAAGAAGTCTGTGATCATCTTGGGGACAGTAACAGTGGAAAGGGTCAtgtcaagaaaagaaagattggcaagAAGAAAGTACATGGGAGTGGAATTCAAACGGGAATCAAAGGTAACCATCACTATAATGAGACTGTTTCCAACCAAAATTGATGTATAGGCCAGGAGGAATATCGCAAAGAAAAATATTTCGAGTTCCCAAGAACTGGTGAGTcctaacaaaataaattcatttatcacAGAGTGATTCTTCAAATCCATCTAGTTGATTAAATGTCAAGAATCCAGATCTCTGTAaagataaaaatctaaataaagtcACAATTTTGAATGAATATTCTTGAATACAtgataatatagaaaaatattcatattaaagaaaatattagaggCTGAAAATTTTTGAAACATCTCCAAACTGaattaattcaagaaatattttaaaagcaacattaaagaaatcaatttagcctaaaaacagagaaataaattaaCCTGCAATTTGAAGTCACACCATGCTGTGGTACCacagataaattattttacaaattgtaGATGAATAAAGTAATCATAAGTCATCTGCTCACTCTTCCAGCTCACTCTCAGAACCACCCTACCCCATTGGTCTATTGTATCTGCACAAAGGTTTTTTatatctccttctctccccctgccCCATGAATGAGTATTGTCTTTCCTGTCTTCTCCTATTTTTCAGCTCTCACTTATATTTTGTCTTCTCCTTttagaatgtatgctccttgagagtatttccttgtttttttttttaaatccctaagATTAAATACAATgtttggaacatagtaagcactttaaaaaatactctatTATCAAATCCTGCTCCAAAGACTTACCAGCAATGttatcttggccaagtcacttaattcagcctcagttttctcttttaaaatggagataatcactctctgttattatttgcttgcattttgtttctttttttctcagtttttctttttcttccttcttgatctgatttttcttgtgcaactggATGGCTGTgtggatatgtatatacatattggatctggcatgtGTTTCAGCATATTTGGCATACATTGGACTgtttgctgggggggggggggagtgaggggaaaaaggggaaatatgCCACACAGGgttatgcaggggtcaatgttggaaaaattacccatgcatatactttgtgaataaaaagctttaattaaaaaaaataaaaatggaaataataataatctatacttcccagaatttttgtgaagattaaatgaggaaatattgGTAAAACATTTCACAAACCTTACAGCATGTAAATTATAACTATGAgctatcattttttaatatttgttcatTGGAGTTGTTCatcttctgtaaaaatgagggagtGGTATGAAATAGGCTTTAATGTAGCATCTAGTTCTATCCCCATGATCCTAATTATTCTCTAAAGTTAActgttttttcaattatatattaaaCCTAAACAGTTGTTCAATAAAAACAGCCAAACTAGTTTGAGACCTAGATTAGCAAATGTCTTGGACCAGTGGTTCTCAGTCTGGGAACTCAAAGCTCTTGAGGTGTTCAGAACATTCATATAACTATAACAATGATAATCACCTTGATCTTCATTTTACTCTGATGTGGGctttggagagattttttttttttgatgttcagAAAGCATTTTCATACTTCAAAAGTTTGgacatctatatttttatattttataggtaTCTAGAATGGAAGTCTTCGACTATAAAGACTGCTGTGCAAATCAAGTTGATATGCAGATAATAAGGATTATCAGTACTAGAGACTATTGATTACCTAACTGATATTGATTACTTTGTGTTTACTCTGTACAAATATTTTACCTACTtgtctgtgcatatatttttgttttgtctcagAATCTCATCATGTAGAGTCCAAGAAGCAAACTTAGCTTCAAAAAAGtgcaataaatttaataaaattcacaGAGGTGAATGTAGTAGTATAACTGATACAACTTTCTATTCAGATCTAGTTGCTATCAATAAAAAAAGGCAcatttttgtcttgtttgtgatTTTACATTGTTCCCAATTTAAGATTGTACTTATATTAATTCCCCAAGCATTTTTGCAAATTGtgtaaataacaagaaaataatcaagaaaataataaactagGCTATGTTTTACTTCCAAACCAACACTGTTCTCTTACATTTCATTATATGTCAAATCcaaaaattgctatttttttcatgCACCTCTGACTTTGAATGGTAATTCTATTTGCaattgggaagactcatcttcagcATTCGCTATAAACACATGAAGACATCTcatgaaaaaagtcaaaaaaatacaaaatcaaatagatatttattgaacaaTGTCCCAAAGTTAGCATTAAGCTATTTTAGTACCAATGTTATCTGGGTAGAGAGATGTggctaaaaattgaaaaaaaatgaatattgtataGATATTATTACTCTGATAAATAGGAACTAACACTTCAGAAATGAGATTGACTATCTCATTGACTATCTCCTATATTGAGTAGAggagaacatgaaaaaaaaaaaagcaggcaacTAAAAAATTCAATACACATTATATTATCAGAATTAAATTATAtgacaatttaaaatatataaaaccataTTTAGTAAAGCAATAACAATTATCATTGCTTTTCTTCCTAATTACAATTTTTTGTGTAATTTTGAATTAAAGCTTGGCATGTGATAtccattatttacttttttttcataattacaactttttattgacagaacccatgcctaggtaatttttttacaacattatcccttgtactcacttctgttctgacttttccccttcctcccttcaccccctcccccagatgacaagcagtcctatacatgttaaatatgtcacagtgatatccaatattttcaaagaaaattcttttctttcttcttaatcaACACTCAATACTCTCTTAGatttccatttatcttttggggttttcctttaaaatattttatatatgtttttgttaCTATGTGTTACATTAAATGTTTAGCTGTCCCTTTTCCTATACATTTCCTTGAAAATTCTTATTTCATCTATCTTCCCAATATTTCTTGAACATATCTCCTATTTTTTACTCACACAACTACTTACTTTCATTCAGACTCTCATCGCCTCTTTCACTGAAAGATATTTGCTGAATTGACATgaattttactattttactaGAGTTATAACTTCTCAAACTGATTCTAGTATTTCTTCTTAGGTAATAGGTCTGATGATTTCACTCCCTGGTTCAACACTCTCAAGTGACTTCCTATTGCaaagagaataaaatgttttatgatttGTGCATTAGTCTAACATATGGTCTCTGAAATGGTAGATTTGTTCTGTCCCATTGACAATATTATCAcccaaatacatacacacacacacacacacacacacacacacacacacacattcatcgACAATCTTTCCCCTTGGCTTTAACCCTACATTTCTATTACCAGATTTATCACTACCTGTATTATTAGCCAGTCACATGCACCTTGAACTGTCCAAAGACATTCTCATAAATCAATTTCTATCACTTTTCTTCTGGTTTGATGTAGTTTTAAATCaagtcaaaataatcttcctaaatgATAGGTCTAGGAAGGTAATTCACTTGGCAATGTTTTCTGGTGTCTTTCTATtgcaaagataatgaaaaacaaaattcaacatATGGTACTAAAGTTCATTCTTTTATAAATCCCATTGTCTCTTATCCAGTGATAATCAATACTCTTTTGGATTTCCATTTCACTTTGAAATTTTCCTAcataatgtttaaatttttttgttcctaAGTGTTGTCCTAAGGGTTTGATAACACCTCATTACAAGTTAGAATGAGTCTAATAAATGGTAGCAGAACTGAAAGGCAATTTGTTTATTTGATCAGGAAAATGATGGATAACCACATTAGATATTCCTATTTGATAATATCTGGGAATAGTCACTCAGCCCCTGGATGATAATGAATCAcaggaaaaaatcaacaaagaatcagaaaggaGGGATCTCAGAAGCCATATAGTTCTAtctactcattttaaagatgaagaaactaaggcatggggaagttaatttatatttatcctttaAATTGAAAGAGTATATACTTACTATTcatttatcaaaaatatatagaaatccATTATGTGGTTATTACACGAGTATCccaatatattaatattagtCATCCAACCTACCAACTCTAGACAGACCTCAAGGAGCAGCTTCTTCAATGAGATAGAATCACTTTGAGATTATGACTCTCTTGATTATTTTCCTGTGACTCTAAGAACAAAGTCTTATATAAACTTACTCCCataaaaagaagacaagaaaaacttTAATTTGATAACAATCATGAAGTTAGAAGAGCAAATCTCCATGGGAATTATTAGAGGACCTTGCCAATTTTCTCTAAGCTtcaaaaggatttttcttttgtaattaaaGGGAAAACTTCAACAAAATAGCAGTCATTAATCATCGGAACCTATTTCTGATAGGTTAATTACATATTAAAGGGCAAGTTCTTGTCTATTTCTTAGAGCACCAAACTGATGACATCTGCAAAAGTTATGCTCTACTCTTTTAGCTAATCTTCTACTGTCAGTGTTTGAtgagaaacaacaaaataaagtgaaTCTTTGGTCATCCAAGGCCAATGTGCAGTTCCATACTCAGTCTTTTGATTCAGAATTTGTTCTCACATTTTAGAGATTAATCTGGAATAGGTTCCAACATTGCAAATTTAAAGCAGTCAGGAGATCTATCTAGGGGAACCTAGCATCTGGTAGTACAGGAATCTAGTGTTATGGAAACCCAAGAATCCAAAAATCTAGTCTATTTTGGGCTTCCCAACCAGGCCAGTGAGAAGGAATCTTTGAGATCCAACCCAAGATATAATAACTCATTACTTATAAAATCATATTTGGTAATGAACTTGCTGGGACCAATGAtgtgtagaaactgctaaatttgagatttttcttctCAGAGACCACATCTTTATAGGAGATGAAAGTATGTCCCCAacataaaaggtgaaaatgtgtGTGGTTTTATtcttactttatctttttttgtttgtttttgctgaggcaattgggtgatttgcccagggtcacacagctaggaagtgtcaagtgtctaagatgagatttgaactgaagtctttctgacttccaggctggtgctctatccactgtgtcatctactGCCCCCTTACTTTATCATTTaattactaattaattaattaaatacttctttataaaatctaattgtttttaattgtttaaatgcAACTGGGGCATTAGTCAGTAATTTGTAAGTAATGCCATACTAGGAATGAGAAGCATTAGAGAAAAATATCCAGGAAATtcagtcaaatttacaagaataagaaccgttttttaattgacaaatagtcaaaggatacaaataggcagttttcagaggaaaaaatctgAGATAGCAACAGGCAtacaaaaaactattttgtttcTGTTCAGTCGTTTCAGTTGTACACcattctttatgacctcatttgggtttgggggatttttctgataaaaatactggagtggtttgccatttccttttccagctcattttatgcaattggaaattaagacaaataaTTGACTTACCAAAGATGACACAATTAGaaaatgtctaagaccagatttaacTGGAATtttactgactccaggcccagcactctatgcactgtgccacatATCTTCCGCcccaattaaaaataatcaagaaagaaattaagaaagtaaaaagaactttagaaaagttagacCACAGTacacttttggagaaaattgaatgggaatagaaattcATATACATTTTGGCTgtggtacatggcacctacaaaaaaatttcctctctcagaactaggtaaatataaccaaaaacacataagaaaaatgctaaagagatgaatagaatttagaaaacttatatttctgaagaaaattgagtagaaatagaaagaaatatatcttttccaTGACACCCACACAAAAATTGAAGATGCATTAAAGTATAAAATCTTCACAATCCAATGCAAAGAAGAATTGTTAACTTGTTAACAATTCGGttaaatcttttcatatcataatgcaataaaattacatttaataaagaacAATGGAATGAGTACATCGAAGGACAAGTCTTAGAAccaatgatttcattaaaaagaatgaaaatgagccAACATACCAAAAACTTAGGAAGTACAGTCAAAGCAATACttaggaaaaaatgtatatttttaaatcctaacttcaaataaaatagaaacaaagcagGCAAAtgaaatgcaactaaaaaagctaggaaaaaaacaatatagaatcttcaattaaacaccaaatttgcAGTCtggaaaatcaaaggagagattaataaaattgataattaaaaaaattattgaactagtaagtaaaattagaatttggttttacctggaaaaaacagaaaatagataaatattggttaatttgatttcaaaaaaaaagaaaaccaaattaccagtatcaaaaaagaaaagataaatttatcagcaaaataaaagaaattttaaaaattattaggaaGTATTTTGTTCAATTATGTGCCAATAGAACTCataatctaagaaaataaatgaatatgtacaaaaacatattctaaagcattaaaaatataagagaaatgcaaaataaaacaactctggggtacTACCTCATATtcatcagattgtctaagatgacagaaaaggtaAATGTCTAAAGCTGGAATTGATTGATGATAGCATTTGTTTTCTATGGCTCTAcataattgaaattttttaacCTTCTTAATTAGTAGGAAGAacgagaagagaaagggagaaaatttaggactgaaaataaaataaaatttaattttacaaaagtGAAACGTAACCCAAACCTTCATATAAAACCCCAAGTGGAAGATATAATCAGCCTGGCTTTGTGATAAGGAGCCATATGTTACATGTCACagttattttattgataatttaatctttcaaaataaaagagtaaggaaataacatacatgcTCAATACATATATAGAATTTAATCTAACCctgcagaaaaatagaaaggagatggaatatgggaaaggagaaggatgataaaagagggggcatattgggagagggagtggtcaatagcaaaacacttttgaggagggacagagtgaaaggaaagagaaaataaatgggggaaaacacaattagcaatagtaactataaaaaaaattagaagcaagTCTTTCTGAAGTAATATTATTATgctctggaaaatgatgagcaggaggctctcaggaaaaaaacaaaacctgtaaagtccttcatgaacaaaatgaaatatactgtacacaatgtaatagcaatgttctggaatgaccagctgtaaatgactgttTATgttcagtagtacaatcatccataaCTCTGTAGGACTTAAGATGGAAAATCTCTAAAACCAAAAGCAGATTAAGCCTTTGAACTGATTTTgtagtgacagaatccacaaatatttggagtacaacacagtTCCAGAAGAAGTTACTTTGGAAGAAATTCAGAACAGATCTGTCAGAGTTGGACAGGGGGACAGTCTGCCTAGTCCAGACTTCAGCAATAAAATACTAGGGCAAGGAGCTAGAGTGGGGAGCCAAAGCACTGTGGTATCTGTGCACTGAAAATTTTTCTGTGAGGTGCTTAAACTACTCTGTGTGGTTGCAAATAGGTGGTTTAGCagatttcctgtaaaatactcaaaagcaaatacaaaaggcaaactgtaagccactgagccccagaagaactCAGAACTTGTCTGCAATTACCCAGCACAGGAAATCAGTGAGAAACACcagccccagggcaaactaaagcaactGTTACCCTTTTGCCATAAGAGCAGAGCTcgacctttaaaaatataaccaaaaaagcaaaaagaactctgaccatagacagtttttatgtAGAGAGATAACAGCCCTCAAACTCTGAGGTTCtaaaaggcaaatcaactccagatgaagcccaacAGGAAGATATGAGATATTCCTcactttcttggaagatttcaaaaaggatcttaaaagaaagttagaagaaaagtgggaaaagaaaatgagatctttgaaagagggtatagaaaaggaaaaacagaaattatctgaagaaaactccttaaaaaataaatatggtgaaatgggaaaagcatataactccccacaaaatagatatgaaaaagaaacccatttgctgaaaaacagaatttgtgaaatggaaaaaaatgtgatgaacaaaacaattcatttaaaaatacaataaaatgatatactaaaaattagaattgaacaaatgaaagtgaatgactgaATGAGACATCAActatcagtcaaacaaaaccaaaaaaataaaaaaaaagaagaaaatacaaaatatctcaaaaacaactgacctggaaaatagattaggagagacaatctaaggattattggactttctggaAGAcacgatgaaaaaaagagtttagacatcatccttcaggaaatcattaaaaaaaaactgccctggtgtcccagaaccagatggtaaaGTAGCCATTGAAAAATTCAACAAtcaactcctgaaagagaccccaaaatgaaaactccaaagaacatagtagctaaatttcagaattttcagatcaaagaaaaaatatggcaggcagccagaaaaaaacaattcaatattGAGGAactacaatcaggattatccaagACCTAGCCGCTTTCACctaaaaggatcaaagggcctggaatctgatattctgaaaagcaaaggaacatgcattacagccaagaataagctatccagctaaaatgaacattatctttcagggaagaagatggatattaaATGATAGAGGTGAATTTCACCtaattctgatgaaaagaccaaatcccaaacaaaaaaaaattaataaccaaAAATAgaacccaagagaagcataaaaaaggtaaaaaggaaagaagttttgagaactatatttctgttatgggtatacttagagagtgtgggtataatttggttttattatgattatctgaaaaagtaatgagaaagagaaatgtactggaaaaaggaaagtggagataaaatgagagaaattacatctcatgcaGAGTCAAAGaagacctatttttaaaaataattataactttttattgacagaacccatgcctgggtaattttttacaacattatcccttgcactcacttctgttccgacttttgccctccctccctttacccctcccccagatggcaggcagtcctatacatgttaaatatgtcacagtatatcctaggtacaatatatatgtgtagaaccaaacagttctcttgttgcacaggaaaaattggattcagaaggtaaaaataacctgggaagaaaaacaaaaatgcaaagtttacattcatttcccagtgttctttctttgggtgtagttgcttctgtacatcattgatcaattgaaactgagttagatcttctctttgttgaagaaatccacttccatcagaatacatccacatacagtatcattgttgaagtatataatgatctcctggttctgctcatttcactcagcatcagttcatgtaagtttctccaagcctctctgtatccatcctgctagtcatttcttacagaacaatgatatcacataatattcatataccacaatttacccaaccattctccaattgatgggcatccattcattttccagtttctagccactacaaatagggctgccacaaacattttggcacatacaggtccctttaccttctttagtatctctttggggtataagcccagtagtagcactgctggatcaaagggtatgcacagtttgataatttttttagcataattacagatttctctctagaatggttggatttgtttagAACTCAACCAACAATACATcaatgtcctaattttcccacatcccctccaacattcatcattatttttttcctgtcatcttagccaatctgacaggtgtgtagtggtatctcggagttgtcttaattttcatttttctgatcaattggaacactctttcatatgaatggaaatagtttcaatttcatcatctgaaaattgtctgttcatatcctttgaccatttatcaattggagaatgacttgatttcttataaattagagtcaattctctatatatttaggaaatgagtcctttatcagaaccttaaactgtgaaaatgttttcccagttgttgcttcccttctaatattctttgcattagttttgtttgtacaaaggctttttaatctgaaataatcaaaattttctatcttgtGATCAATAaaggtttctagttcatctttggccacaaattcctttctcttccacaggtctgagaggtaaacaatcctacattcttctaatttatttacaatctcctTTATGCCTAGaacatgaatccattttgatcttatcttgatggatgatgttaagtgtgggtccatgcctaatttctgccatactaatttccagttttcccagcagtttttgtcaaataatgaattcttatcccaaaagttgggatctttgggtttatcaaacacaagaTTGCTATTTTGGTTTTTGAAcataacttattccactgatcaattagtctatttcttagccaataccaaatggttttggtgaatgctactttataatatagttttagatcaggtacaggtaggtcaccttcatttgattttttttttcattaattcccttcagattctcgaccttttgttcttccatatgaattttgttgttattttttctaagtcattaaaatattttcttgggagtctgattggtatagcactaaataaatagattattttagggaatattgttatctttattatattcgctcagcctatccaaaagcacttaatagttttccaattatttaaatctgactttatttgtgtggaaagtgttttgtaattttgctcatataattcttgactttgctttggtgttagaatccttacaaagtgataagtcacttgcctaatttagcatgatacttagaaaattctctagctca
Proteins encoded:
- the LOC127552514 gene encoding olfactory receptor 4K13-like isoform X2, which encodes MDLKNHSVINEFILLGLTSSWELEIFFFAIFLLAYTSILVGNSLIIVMVTFDSRLNSTPMYFLLANLSFLDMTLSTVTVPKMITDFFRERKTISLWGCMAQIFLVHLLGGSEMALLVVMAVDRYVAICKPLHYTTIMNWRILLRSILLSWVVGFVHTMSQMAFAVTLPFCGPNVIDDVFCDLPLVMSLACTDTYILDLLVIADSGLLSLISFVLLLISYIVILVTVQRRSPSGLSKALSTLSAHITVVILFFGPSILIYAWPVSSYALDKFLSVFFSVITPLLNPVIYSLRNQEMKAAMIRLRNRHISSRPTL
- the LOC127552514 gene encoding olfactory receptor 4K13-like isoform X1 encodes the protein MSHSNHSVINEFILLGLTSSWELEIFFFAIFLLAYTSILVGNSLIIVMVTFDSRLNSTPMYFLLANLSFLDMTLSTVTVPKMITDFFRERKTISLWGCMAQIFLVHLLGGSEMALLVVMAVDRYVAICKPLHYTTIMNWRILLRSILLSWVVGFVHTMSQMAFAVTLPFCGPNVIDDVFCDLPLVMSLACTDTYILDLLVIADSGLLSLISFVLLLISYIVILVTVQRRSPSGLSKALSTLSAHITVVILFFGPSILIYAWPVSSYALDKFLSVFFSVITPLLNPVIYSLRNQEMKAAMIRLRNRHISSRPTL